In Phaeobacter porticola, one DNA window encodes the following:
- a CDS encoding DUF3131 domain-containing protein gives MPWKRREFLGLASSGLLSTAWPALAQTERAESIRAFSIVLTGVHPSLPENALGSLIFAFLSQGVALSVEIEFEEFAKHTTEGTHPVLSMLSDTASQNRTFVEIVPSTRQLMQKTGYFKARTLWNLRSEIDRLLPGAMVSAAQPAHFSTVSTDTLEGDLRQDGLRTGGCTTVIYDAIDLPEREALLGPAAVLMLPLKARLDLWAAQERMNSALFSQLGDGTAIAINVAELPINPARAYEIGQRIAAGVNRARLSGYLLSVLPREIYKRCCAFLPNHSRHYVILPELPRDADAYSTLLAQARGRLDVDCVTLVRGAERRADGTLLVETRDGEELRLGAPGLAADGEAVEGPLFFADEVAPQRGDVRHPDAVFVHRADTVGKIVAKVPTANGICLNYPTRIIDPAHELLLESRTTLKAASLVPQPSIFDDAMMADARLAYAYLEQAEIKATGLALTVRKRINGKAFNNSEITMWDVGSLILGLLAAIDLELAPAETIYRRIRKIFRSLPVIKDAEMAYPPTLINVRDTTINRRGFDACDFARLTSAVTRAAQQPPLAEACADLVSRWNITGLMQGGVLNNILKTRVQSSYLSHCAHYQARVLPLIGQANTRSPYREAFVGSTVADRTVNLLYTVDQIGILPTEPLLLEYVELGPSAECAVLTDVFLGAMKHHFDLTGQLLAPSETPIDTAPWFVYQGFDLGHETRWNVSYRKGRDVFFDPVATSPYGIFSTKAAYLWYAVRPCAFTRQMLDLAQSRARIDDFGMSSGLFLDGYTQMKNHADLNTNGIVLQALAHLKRRAR, from the coding sequence ATGCCGTGGAAACGCCGTGAGTTTCTGGGTTTGGCCTCAAGCGGCCTGCTTAGCACTGCCTGGCCTGCTCTGGCGCAGACCGAGCGGGCAGAAAGTATCCGTGCCTTCTCTATAGTGCTCACAGGCGTGCACCCGTCTTTGCCCGAAAACGCCCTTGGGTCGTTGATTTTTGCGTTTTTGTCACAGGGCGTGGCCCTGTCGGTTGAGATTGAATTCGAGGAATTTGCCAAACACACAACAGAGGGCACTCACCCTGTCTTGTCGATGCTAAGTGATACCGCATCGCAGAACCGGACATTTGTTGAAATCGTACCATCAACGCGGCAGCTGATGCAGAAGACGGGGTATTTCAAGGCACGCACTCTATGGAACCTGCGCTCCGAAATCGACCGGCTTTTGCCCGGCGCGATGGTGTCAGCTGCTCAGCCTGCACATTTTTCAACGGTGTCGACCGACACGCTAGAGGGTGATTTGCGGCAGGACGGGCTGCGAACTGGTGGCTGCACAACTGTGATCTATGATGCCATCGATCTGCCAGAACGCGAGGCACTTCTGGGGCCTGCTGCGGTCCTTATGCTGCCATTGAAGGCGCGTCTTGATTTGTGGGCGGCGCAGGAAAGAATGAACTCTGCACTGTTTTCGCAGTTGGGGGATGGCACTGCAATTGCAATCAATGTCGCGGAGCTACCCATTAATCCCGCGCGGGCCTATGAGATCGGGCAGCGTATCGCGGCGGGAGTCAATCGCGCACGGCTCTCCGGCTACCTTTTGTCCGTGCTTCCGCGAGAGATCTACAAGAGATGTTGCGCATTTCTGCCGAACCATTCGCGTCACTACGTCATACTGCCTGAGCTACCGAGGGATGCCGACGCATATAGTACACTTTTGGCGCAGGCGCGCGGGCGGCTTGATGTCGATTGTGTGACTTTGGTACGAGGAGCAGAGCGCCGGGCGGATGGCACCTTGCTGGTTGAAACGCGTGATGGTGAAGAGCTGCGGCTTGGTGCCCCTGGGTTGGCCGCTGATGGCGAAGCGGTCGAAGGCCCGCTTTTTTTTGCTGACGAGGTGGCCCCCCAGCGGGGAGATGTGCGCCACCCGGATGCGGTGTTTGTCCATAGGGCCGATACTGTCGGCAAGATTGTTGCCAAGGTTCCCACCGCAAACGGCATATGCCTGAATTATCCGACCCGGATCATTGATCCCGCGCATGAGCTGTTGCTCGAATCTCGCACAACGCTGAAAGCCGCAAGCCTGGTGCCGCAACCTTCGATCTTTGACGATGCCATGATGGCCGACGCTCGCCTGGCCTACGCATATTTGGAGCAGGCGGAGATAAAGGCGACAGGATTGGCGCTGACGGTTCGCAAGCGGATCAATGGGAAAGCCTTCAATAACTCTGAGATCACCATGTGGGACGTCGGCAGTCTGATCCTTGGCCTGCTTGCTGCAATTGACCTGGAGCTGGCTCCGGCTGAAACCATTTACCGCCGTATCCGCAAAATTTTTCGCAGTCTGCCTGTGATCAAAGATGCAGAGATGGCCTATCCGCCAACGCTGATCAATGTGCGGGATACTACAATTAATAGGCGGGGGTTTGATGCTTGCGATTTCGCACGGCTGACCAGCGCGGTGACACGCGCCGCGCAACAGCCCCCCTTGGCCGAGGCCTGCGCGGATCTTGTAAGTCGTTGGAACATAACAGGCTTGATGCAAGGCGGGGTGCTCAACAACATTCTGAAGACCCGTGTTCAATCCTCGTATTTGTCACATTGCGCTCATTACCAGGCGCGCGTTCTTCCACTCATCGGCCAGGCCAACACGCGTTCTCCTTATCGCGAGGCTTTTGTGGGGAGCACAGTGGCGGACCGGACCGTCAACCTGCTCTATACAGTTGATCAGATTGGCATCTTGCCAACCGAACCGCTGCTCTTGGAATATGTCGAGCTGGGGCCGTCTGCCGAATGTGCGGTGCTTACGGATGTCTTTCTGGGCGCGATGAAGCATCATTTCGACCTGACGGGCCAGCTATTGGCCCCGTCCGAGACCCCGATCGACACTGCGCCATGGTTTGTCTACCAAGGGTTCGATCTGGGTCACGAAACGCGCTGGAATGTCAGCTATCGCAAGGGCAGAGACGTGTTCTTCGATCCTGTTGCCACTAGCCCATATGGAATTTTTTCGACCAAAGCTGCCTATCTATGGTACGCCGTGCGGCCTTGTGCTTTTACTCGTCAAATGCTGGATTTGGCACAAAGCCGTGCCCGAATTGATGATTTCGGGATGAGCAGTGGGTTGTTTCTGGATGGGTATACTCAGATGAAGAACCATGCGGACCTGAACACAAACGGCATCGTGTTGCAGGCGCTTGCGCATCTGAAGCGCCGCGCCCGCTGA
- a CDS encoding ankyrin repeat domain-containing protein: protein MTKSLDQLRRDAKALRKAHHSHDTIALQRIASQRPRKPETPLRHADYLQVIARENGFPSWPALKLAAELLGMDLATKRQRLRGALYAGHFAVADQLLADTPALADGDFGLSLSLLRKAEVLAALDQPTQHATALIGDVAPPMTILARSRWIHHAPERKADMLAIAEALLAAGADINLGAPVHDGSDHRLSPLYFAIGHADNMALGQWLLEQGANPDDGESLYHATELGHHDGLRMLLAHGAEPEGTNALLRAMDFHDLQAVQLLLDHGAKVDAFDGRPVGGETPWVVPALHQAARRMADRQMITLLLDNGAVLNRRFQGATPYAYARVFGNRDLAQLLAERGADTILTPVEEALAAAAEDAPQGAVLSPEAIPEAYRDIIRQILHLPGKLDHIRRLVAIGVDYDRPDSEGLTPVQVAGWEGVAEVLRYLLSLKPDLTHVNGYGGTLLSTILHGAENCPQAAARDHIASLDLALGEGIALPRRAIALTGVTEVAEFLMDWAERHPDQVVNGGVV from the coding sequence ATGACCAAATCTCTGGACCAACTGCGCCGCGACGCAAAGGCGCTGCGCAAAGCCCATCACTCCCACGACACAATCGCCCTGCAGCGGATCGCCAGCCAGCGACCACGCAAACCTGAAACCCCGCTGAGACATGCCGACTATCTGCAGGTGATCGCGCGGGAAAACGGCTTTCCTTCCTGGCCTGCTCTCAAACTCGCGGCGGAGTTGCTGGGGATGGATCTTGCCACCAAACGCCAGCGTCTGCGGGGCGCGCTCTATGCCGGTCACTTTGCGGTTGCGGATCAGCTGCTGGCAGACACCCCGGCGCTTGCGGATGGCGATTTTGGCCTCAGCCTCAGCCTGCTGCGCAAGGCCGAGGTGCTGGCGGCACTGGACCAGCCCACGCAGCATGCAACGGCGCTGATCGGCGATGTTGCCCCACCGATGACCATTCTGGCGCGCTCCCGATGGATCCACCACGCTCCGGAGCGGAAGGCGGATATGCTGGCCATCGCCGAGGCGCTTCTTGCGGCTGGTGCGGATATCAACCTTGGTGCGCCGGTGCATGACGGCAGCGACCACCGCCTGTCGCCGCTCTATTTTGCGATTGGCCATGCCGACAACATGGCGCTGGGGCAATGGCTGCTGGAGCAGGGCGCCAACCCCGATGACGGCGAAAGCCTTTATCACGCAACCGAACTGGGGCATCACGACGGCCTGCGGATGTTGCTGGCCCATGGTGCCGAGCCGGAGGGCACCAACGCGCTGTTGCGGGCCATGGATTTCCATGACCTGCAGGCGGTGCAGCTGTTGCTGGATCACGGTGCCAAAGTTGACGCCTTTGACGGGCGCCCCGTTGGCGGTGAGACGCCTTGGGTGGTGCCCGCGCTGCATCAGGCCGCCCGCCGCATGGCCGACCGGCAGATGATCACGCTGCTGCTGGACAATGGCGCGGTGCTGAACCGCCGGTTTCAGGGCGCGACCCCCTATGCCTATGCGCGTGTCTTTGGTAACCGCGATCTGGCGCAGCTCTTGGCAGAGCGGGGCGCGGACACAATCCTGACCCCGGTGGAGGAGGCCCTGGCAGCCGCCGCAGAGGATGCGCCGCAGGGGGCTGTTTTATCGCCCGAGGCGATCCCGGAAGCCTACCGCGACATCATTCGCCAGATCCTGCATCTGCCCGGTAAGCTGGATCATATCCGGCGGCTGGTTGCCATCGGCGTCGATTATGACCGCCCCGACAGCGAAGGGCTGACGCCTGTGCAGGTTGCAGGCTGGGAAGGGGTGGCCGAGGTTCTGCGCTATCTTTTGAGCCTCAAACCGGATCTTACCCATGTGAACGGCTACGGCGGCACGCTGCTGTCGACCATTCTGCATGGCGCGGAAAACTGCCCTCAGGCGGCCGCGCGCGACCACATCGCCTCTTTGGACCTGGCACTGGGCGAAGGCATCGCCCTGCCGCGCCGCGCGATTGCGCTGACAGGCGTGACAGAGGTGGCGGAATTCCTGATGGACTGGGCAGAGCGACATCCCGATCAGGTTGTCAACGGCGGGGTTGTCTGA